The Fusobacterium sp. DD2 region TATATTTGGAAAGTTTAATTTCTTTCCTGTGGACCTTATAGCTAAAACAGATGTTGAGATATTATACTTAGAAAAGAAAGAGTTTATATCTTTACTTAAAAAAGATGAGAAGATTATGGAAAGATTTTTAGATGAAGTAAGTGAAAAGGCACAGTTTTTATCTCATAATTTATGGGAGAGTATCTCTAATAAGAAAATAGAGCAAAAGCTTGCTGAGTATATTTTATCTCATGAAAAGGATGGGATTTTAGAGATGGAGATAACAATAAAAGAGTTATCTGAATTTTTTAATGTAAGCAGACCATCTCTTTCAAGAGTTTTAAAAGAGTTTACAGATACAGGAATAATAGAAAGAATGAAACGTGGAAGTTATAAAGTTCTAGATAGAGATTATTTAGAGTCACTATAAAAAATTATAAAAAAATGAAAAAAAT contains the following coding sequences:
- a CDS encoding Crp/Fnr family transcriptional regulator; the encoded protein is MKGIDLNKIVLFEGLDLDRIQRELSEIKVKILKYKKGENIALRGDRIKGLYINISGTLVSEMLKENGESKKIEELKSGMILASAFIFGKFNFFPVDLIAKTDVEILYLEKKEFISLLKKDEKIMERFLDEVSEKAQFLSHNLWESISNKKIEQKLAEYILSHEKDGILEMEITIKELSEFFNVSRPSLSRVLKEFTDTGIIERMKRGSYKVLDRDYLESL